The Synechococcus sp. BL107 nucleotide sequence CAGCCGCCGCGGCACTGGTGTTGCCTGTACTGGCGCAAATGACCGCCTCACAGCCAGCTTCTTTGGCTTTGCTGATGGCCATCGTCATTCCGCGATCTTTGAATGATCCGGTGGGGTTCAGGCCGTCGTACTTCACGAAGACCTTCACGCCCTTCCCGATTCGCTCAGCAATGCTGGGAACAGGAATTAAGGGCGTTGCCCCTTCATGCAGCGTGATGACTGGTGTTTTCGCGCTAACGGGTAGCCAGTCTCTGTAGGCCTCGATCAAACCAGGCCAGTCCTGCATCACAGGATTGGCTGTGAAACGCCGACGAAGGTTCTGGAACAAGGACACCAATGGTTGGACAGGTGACTCGAAATCTACGAGGCGCTCGTCATCACGGTGTTATGAGTTGGGATCTTTCAGTCCGTCGAGCGGTGAATCAGCAAAGAATTTCACCAAGCTGGCAATGGATTCTGTTTTTTCAATCACCGCAAACAGCGCAGGAAGATTGACCGCCATTACTTGATTTGGATAGGCCTTGAGGAATCCAACAGCGGTTAGGCCATCCGCTTGATGAAGGCCATTGATGATGCCTGCACGAATGGCCGGGACACTCACCTCCGCTTGTGGGGTGTAAATCGGATAAATGATCCGAGCGACACGGCGAATGATGGCTTCACCGATGCGTGTATTGATTAAACGGCTCGTGAGAATGAGGGGGATCGACAACTCTTGATTGAGTAACTTCGAAATCTCCTCCGGATCCTGTTTGGAGAATTCGAGGAGATTGCCCAGCAGTCCGATGGCTTCGCCCGTATCGGCCAAATGTTCGAACTCTTTCACAGGGATCGAACGACGAAACCCACCACTCACAAGAGCAACGTCCGTTGCCGCAAGGCTCGGTGTTCCAACGCTAAATAGGCTGAGGCTCAGCCCAGTTGACCATGCGAGCAATCTGCGTCGCAGTGTTTGGGTTGAGGACATCCGGTTTTAGGAATTCCTTGGAACTTAGGTGGCTACTCCTGCCGCGACGCGGACCAAGCGGACAACTCCCCGTTCGGCCAAACCTTGGGCGACTTGGAAACCCATCCGTCGTGCATCGGGTTCTTTGAACACCCTTGGCATGCGCTTAAGCACGAGATCGGGTGTAAATCCCGGTAAAGATTGCAAGACGGCAATGAGTTCACGAACCGGTTCTATTTGCATGAATGGGTCAAGTGACCCTCCATGGTTCATCGATGTCATCCCAGCAGGTTGAAGCCCCCGTGGTAGTCGACGTCCAAGTCGTTGCATGGTCGACCAGCCCAACGCATCGAGGCGATCCACGGTTGCTTCGACTAGTTGATTGCGTAGTAATCCAGCCTTTGGGGAAAAGAGGAAATCAAGCAGCTGGTCCAGCAATGTGTCGAGGTCGAGTTGAGCCTGACTAGCAGCACTGGACACCAAATTTTCAAGCCGGCTCCAACGGAATGCATCGCCGTCGAAGAGCATTTCTTTGAGACTTTGACGTAGCTGTGGATCCGGATCTTCCATGAGCCGTCGTGCGAAGTAGGGGTAGGCGGCGCCTAGAATTTTGAACTCGGGATCGACACTCAGAGCAATTCCTTCAAGGGTTACTAGTGAGCGGATGATCAGGGCGTAATAGGGAGGAACTCTGAACGGAAATTTGTACATCACACCAGACATATCGTCCGTAACCGCTTTGAAGTCCATGCGGTTCACTCCAGCTTGCAGAGCCTGACTAAAGACTTTTTCGAAAGCAGGAACAATTGGCTCCAGATTGACATCTTCTGCTAAAAATCCAAGGGTGACAAAGTCTTTCGAAAGGCGACCGAAGTTCCTGTTAACTAAGTGAACAACAGCTTGAATTAAACCTGTGCGTGATTCTCGACTAACCTCACTCATCATCCCGAAATCGAGATAGCAAAGCCTTCCATCTTCCATCGCAAGAAGATTGCCTGGATGGGGATCTGCATGAAAAAATCCATGTTCTAAAAGTTGCTGAAGGCTGCAATTCACGCCTACTTCCACCATGTCGTCTGGATCGATTCCCATCTCACGAACCCCTTCTAGGTTGGTGAGTTTGACGCCATCGATCCACTCCATCGTTAAGACACGACGACTGGTGGCTTCGTGATAAATGGCGGGGACGGCAATACGAGGATTGTGTTGATGTAATATCCCAAATTTTTCGGCATTATCTGCTTCATTGATATAATCCATTTCTTCAAACACGCGTTTGCCGAGCTCATCGATCAAGGCAACAAGATCGCTACGGATTAGGCCGATATTTGTGTTAAGCCATGAAGCAATATTTCTGACGATATAAAGATCAAGCGTGATCTGTTCTCGGAGCCCAGGACGTTGAACTTTGACCGCTACTTTTTGACCATTTTTCAGGATCCCCTTATGAACTTGGCCAAGGGATGCTGCTGAAATTGGATCACGATCCAATTGCTTATAAAAATTCTCTACTGGGCCGCCTAGGTCTTCTTCGATGCAAGCCATGGCCAGTTCACTGTCGAAGCCCGGCAGTTGATCTTGGAGTTGGGCGAGCTCTTCCAACAGAAGAGGAGGAACGATGTCTGGTCGGGTTGATAAGGCTTGGCCGGCCTTGATGAAGGCTGGGCCCAGGTCTACCAACAGTTCGGCACATTCCTTGGCACGTGATCTTGCCCGCGTTTCATCCTTCAGCAGCTGGAACAGCCAGTCGAAGGCCACACCAAACAGCAGGAGGCCAATCGGAACCAGTGTTTGCCAAAGCCGCCTGATGAGCCGTTGAGGGTGACCTGCGTAGATCCGCGTAATGGCGGCAGGGTCGTACTCGAGCAGACCAGCTGCTTCGATGAAATCCCCAAGTTCCTCCGCCATTGTTTTGGGCGTGTAATGACCCCCTTCTAAACGAACTGCATCGCCGCTACGTTCGAATTCACCACCGGTGCTGGTTGTGCTGACCGGTCTTCAACTCAACAACATCGCCTTGATCGACAGCCTGGAGCTGGATTTTTGCGATGGTTTCACAGTGCTGACGGGTGAAACCGGAGCCGGAAAATCCATTCTTTTGGATGCCCTTGATGCGGTCTTAGGTGGGGCCCAGGGCGCGAATGGCCTTCGATTGCTCCGTAGTGGCTGTGACCGTGCCCAGATTGAGGCCAGCTTTAATCCGTCCAACCAAGTTCGGCAGTGGCTTTTGGAAGCGGATTTTGACTGCGACGAGGAGGAGTTGCTTTTAAGTCGTGAATGGAAGCGTCAGGATGAGACCCGATTTTCCAGCCGTTCTCGTCTCAATGGAATTTCCGTCAATCGCCAGCAGCTGATGGAGTTGCGGCCACTTTTGATTGATCTCACGGTTCAAGGACAAACGCAGCAGCTCTCCCGTCCTGGTCAGCAGAGACGTTGGCTGGACCAACTGGGCGGTGCAGCCCTCGCAGACCGACTGGAATCGACAAAGACGACCTGGAACCGGTGGAAGGCCGCGGCCATTGCTTTGAACACCTCTGAGCAGGAACGAGAGCGATTGGAGCAAGAGCGGTTGGAACAAGAGGACCTGTTGGATCTTCTTGAGAAAGCTGATCTTGATGACCCCTCTGAGGACGGTCTGCTCGAGCAGGAACAGGACCGTTTGGTGCATGGCGTGAGGCTGCAGGAGGGGTTGGGTTTGCTCTTTGGTCGTCTGCGGGAGGGAGCAGAACAAGCACCTTCCTTGCAGGAGCACTTTGCAGTGGCCATCCAGGAGTTGCAGGCGATGAGCCAATTGGATGGTTCGGTGCAGCCGCTGCGCGATCAGGCCTTGGACCTCGAGGCAGGTATCAACGACTTACTGCAATCTCTCGACGACTACAGCTGCACTTTGGATAGCAATCCTGAACGACTCGGCTCGATTCAAGAGCGACTTGCCGACTTGAAACGCTTGCAACGACGCCATGGTCTTGATTTGGCGGCTCTGATTGAACGACGTGATCACTTGCGCCACATCCTGGAGGACGGCGGCGCTGAAGCCGACCTTGATCGGCTGCGTTTGGCTGAAGAGTTAGCTCGGGCTGACCGGGATGAGGCCAATGCCCTGTTGCATGGTTCCCGTCTCAAGGCGGCCGATTCACTTCAGGCGTCGTTGCTTGAGTTACTGCCCCCAATGGGGTTAGCCAATGTTCGTTTTCAGGTGGAACTATCGGAATCAGAGCCAGCGGATCATGGTGCAGATGCCATCCGTTTTCTTTTTTCTGCCAATCCAGGACAGCCGCTAGCTCCTCTGCAAGACGTTGCATCGGGCGGTGAGATGTCGCGTTTCCTGCTGGCTTTGAAGACCACGCTTGCCACCGTTGATGGATCAAGCACCTTGCTTTTTGATGAAATTGATGCCGGTGTTAGCGGTCGGGTCAGCGGCGCGATGGCGGAGTTGCTTCACGTCTTGGCTCAGCACCGTCAGGTGTTTTGCGTCACCCATCAGCCGTTAGTGGCAGCCGTTGCGGATCACCACTTCCGGGTGTCTAAACACGTCGATGCTGGGATCACGCATTCGCGAGTGTCCCAACTGCGGGACACCCAACAGCGTCGCCAGGAACTAGCGGATTTGGCTGGTGGTGACCAGGCAGAGGCCTATGCAGCCAGTTTGCTGGCCCAGCGGTCAGCGTGAGTCTCGTCGTTCTCCTTAAGATCTTGTGATTTCGATTAGGGCGTCATGGGGCGAGCTGATGCCAACAATTCAATCCAGCCCGCATCTTCAGAGCTCTCTCGCAGCACTCAAGACAATGTGATTCGAGTGCGTGGTGCTCGTCAGCACAACCTCAAAAACGTCGACATCACCATCCCTCGCAATGAGTTGGTGGTCTTTACGGGTGTGAGTGGCAGTGGTAAGAGCTCTCTCGCTTTCGACACAATTTTTGCTGAGGGTCAACGCCGTTACGTCGAGAGTTTGTCGGCCTACGCAAGGCAGTTCCTCGGTCAGGTTGATAAGCCGGATGTGGATGCCATCGAGGGCCTCTCGCCAGCGATTTCGATCGACCAGAAATCCACGAGTCACAATCCTCGATCCACCGTTGGCACCGTTACCGAGATTCAGGACTATCTCCGCCTCTTGTTCGGTCGAGCTGGTGAACCGTATTGCCCCCAATGTGGTCGGTCGATCCGTCCTCAAAGCATCGACGAGATGGTCGATCAAATTTTGTTGTTGCCAGAGGGAACTCGATATCAACTTCTAGCTCCAGTTGTTCGCGGAAAAAAAGGAACTCACGCGAAACTCATTAGTGGTTTGGCTGCTGAAGGATTTGCTCGGGTGCGCATCAATGCTGAGGTGCGTGAGTTGGGAGACAATATTGAGCTCGATAAAAATCACACCCACAACGTTGAAGTTGTGGTTGATCGTTTGGTTGCACGTGAAGGGATTCAAGAGCGGCTAACTGATTCTCTTCGTACCGCACTCAAGCGTGGCGATGGATTGGCGTTGGTGGAGGTTGTTCCTAAGAAAGACGAAGAACTGCCTGAAGGAGTAGAGCGAGAGCGTCTTTATTCTGAAAATTTTGCCTGCCCAGTTCATGGGGCAGTTATGGAAGAACTCTCACCAAGATTGTTTTCTTTCAATAGTCCTTACGGTGCATGTGAGGCCTGTCACGGGATTGGTCATCTAAGAAAATTCACTGCAGACCGGGTTATTCCTGATCCGAGTCAACCTGTGTATGCAGCCGTTGCACCTTGGGCAGAAAAAGACAACAGTTATTACTTTTCTCTGCTTTATTCAGTAGGGGAGGCATTTGGATTTGAAATAAAAACCCCATGGAACGAGCTGACTGATGAGCAGCGAGATGTGTTGCTCAATGGCAGTCGTGAACCGATTTTGATTCAGGCTGACAGTCGCTATCGCAAAGGAAAAGCTGGTTATACGCGCCCCTTTGAAGGCATTTTGCCGATTTTGGAACGGCAACTACGAGATGTGAGCGGTGAAGCCCAGCGTCAGAAATTAGAAAAATATCTCGAACTTGTTCCTTGTCAGGCCTGTGGTGGTCAGCGGCTACGTCCTGAGGCTTTGGCTGTCAAGGTTGGGCCGTTTCGAATTCCAGAGCTCACCTCTGTGAGTGTTGGAGAAACATTGGAAAGAATTGAGCAGTTGATGGGTGTAGGCACCCATGAAGGTGCTGAGCCACTCTTAAATCCACGTCAGATCCAAATTGGCGATTTGGTTCTTCGAGAAATTCGACTTCGACTTCGCTTCCTTCTCGATGTTGGTTTGGATTACCTCAGCCTTGATCGTCCGGCGATGACGCTCTCCGGCGGTGAAGCTCAGAGGATCCGTTTAGCCACTCAGATTGGTGCTGGTCTTACGGGGGTTCTTTATGTGCTCGATGAGCCCAGTATTGGCCTACATCAGCGGGATAACGATCGTTTGCTGAATACGCTTCGACGTTTACGGGATCTTGGAAACACACTCGTTGTTGTTGAACACGACGAGGAAACAATTCGTGCTGCCGACCATGTCGTTGATATTGGACCTGGTGCGGGAGTTCATGGGGGTCACATTGTTGCGGAGGGCTCTTTCGATGATTTACTCAACAGCAAAGAATCGCTGACGGGGGCTTACCTCAGTGGACGTCGATCAATACCCACTCCTGCAGAACGGCGTGAGGAAGGAACCAGACGACTGCAGCTGATTGATTGCAATCGCAACAACCTTAAAAATGTCAGCGTTGACTTCCCTCTCGGTCGTCTTGTGTCTGTAACGGGAGTCAGTGGGAGTGGAAAAAGTACATTAGTGAATGAATTACTTCATCCTGCTCTTGAAAATGGTCTTGGTTTGAAAGTTCCATTTCCGAATGGAATAGGTGAGCTGCGTGGGATTAAGTCGATCGATAAAGTGATCGTGATCGATCAAAGTCCGATTGGACGAACGCCTAGATCAAACCCAGCTACATATACGGGTGCTTTTGATCCCATCCGTCAGGTTTTTGCAGCCACCGTTGAAGCCAAGGCCCGTGGTTATCAAGTCGGTCAGTTTAGTTTTAATGTTAAGGGTGGTCGTTGTGAATCATGTCGAGGACAGGGTGTCAATGTTATTGAGATGAATTTCTTGCCTGACGTATATGTTCAGTGTGATGTTTGTAAGGGCGCTCGCTTCAATCGCGAAACCCTTCAAGTGAAATACAAGGGTTATACGATCGCAGATGTTCTCCAGATGACTGTTGAGCAGGCTGCTGAAGTATTTTCAGCAATTCCTCAAGCTGCTGATCGCTTACGCACGTTGGTGGATGTTGGTCTTGGATACGTCAAACTCGGACAACCTGCGCCGACGTTGTCTGGAGGTGAAGCCCAGAGGGTGAAGTTGGCAACAGAGTTGTCCCGTCGTGCGACAGGAAAGACGCTCTACTTAATTGATGAACCAACCACCGGACTGAGTTTTTATGATGTTCACAAATTGATGGATGTGATGCAGCGCTTGGTCGAAAAAGGAAATTCAATAATTTGTATTGAACACAATCTCGATGTCATTCGTTGTAGTGATTGGGTTATTGACCTCGGCCCCGAAGGTGGTGATCGAGGCGGTGAGATTTTGGTGACGGGTACTCCGGAGGATGTGGCAAAGCATCAGACCAGTCATACGGGTCAGTACCTCAAACGTGTGTTGGAGCAGCATCCTCCGCAGGTACCGGCAATAGTTGCCTGATGACAACCATGCGGATGCGTCACCTTCTCATCGCTGCTCTTTCGGGAGCGGCTCTATCGCTTGTCTCTAGTCCGTCCCGAGCGCTGGAACGGCTTGTCTTGCGTTTTCCTTTTTTGGAGACCAGCGTCACGATCAACCTGGGTGATGTTCAGTCGACATCTGAATTGATTCGTCAAAGCCCGGATCTGGCCGACCTTCAGATGGCCGGAGATACCCGCCTGTTTGAGCTGATCGACAAGGTGTTTCTGACCCCGCTTCCTTTGGAAACCAAGGCGTTGTTGCAAGGGTCCACCGGCCAGCCTCTGCTGGAACAAGCTTTGTGGGCGGCAACTCAACTGGTGGAGCTGGAGGGCACTGTTCCAGATCCCAGTGGTCGCATGTTGACGGATGCTCTGGTTGCGGCTGATGAGATGGGTCAGCCCAATGTTCTTGGCTTTCTGAGGTCGATGCCTGGGGAGCAAGCATCGATTGATTTTTCCAAGGTTTCTGTTGTAGCCAATCGGTTAAAAGCCAACTTGGAGCAGGGAGTTGCTCTGGTGCAGGCCACGGAAGCTGCAACTGTTAACTCCGCCCTAAGGGAACCGTTGCGAGGGGGTTGGAGCCGTGAAGAGCAGCGCCTGTCGGTGCGTCATCGACCACAGCCGTTACGACTGCTGGTGTTGAGACCCACCGGCACCGACCTCGGTCGATTGGCGGTGATTTCCCATGGTTTGTGGGACGACCCGGAATCGTTTGAGGGTTGGGGAGAACTGCTGGCGGCAAACGGCTACACCGTGCTTCTGCCAGATCATCCAGGCAGTGATTCCAGCCAACAGCAATCGATGTTGGCGGGGGATACCCCACCGCCAGGCCCTGAAGAATTGCGCCTGCGTCCGTTGGATGTATCTGCTCTTATTGATGCTGTGCGTGATGGACGTCTTCTTTCAGGACAATCGATCGACACGAATTCTGTGGCCATGATTGGCCACTCCTGGGGGGCGACAACATCGCTTCAGATTGCTGGGGGTCGTCCTACCGAGAACAAATTACGGACCCGTTGTGTTGATCAAAAAGATCCTGAACGCAACATCAGTTGGGTCTTGCAATGCAGTTGGCTCTCGGGGATTGAACAAGCTGCTGCTCCTGACCCTCGGGTGAAAGCAGTGGTGGCTGTCAGTCCGCCGTTGCGATTGCTGTTTGATCCCACCAGTTCCAAATCAATGAGTGCCAAAGTTTTGTTGGTCAGTGGAACGCGGGATTGGGTGGTTCCCTCGGGGCCTGAAGCGATCAGACCGATGCGTGATACCGGTGCCGTTCGAATGGGCCACCGACTTGTGCTCGTGAATGGAGCTGACCATTTCAACTTGCGCAGTTTTCGTGGAGAAGAGCGGCCTGCATTGATTGGCCCCGTTCTCCTGGCTTGGCTCAATGAACAGCTTGGTGAGGATGGTTCGGTCACCTTTTCTGGTGGGGGATGGGGAGATAACGAAGGTCGGTTGGTGGATGTGAGT carries:
- a CDS encoding alpha/beta hydrolase; this encodes MSSTQTLRRRLLAWSTGLSLSLFSVGTPSLAATDVALVSGGFRRSIPVKEFEHLADTGEAIGLLGNLLEFSKQDPEEISKLLNQELSIPLILTSRLINTRIGEAIIRRVARIIYPIYTPQAEVSVPAIRAGIINGLHQADGLTAVGFLKAYPNQVMAVNLPALFAVIEKTESIASLVKFFADSPLDGLKDPNS
- a CDS encoding AarF/ABC1/UbiB kinase family protein; protein product: MAEELGDFIEAAGLLEYDPAAITRIYAGHPQRLIRRLWQTLVPIGLLLFGVAFDWLFQLLKDETRARSRAKECAELLVDLGPAFIKAGQALSTRPDIVPPLLLEELAQLQDQLPGFDSELAMACIEEDLGGPVENFYKQLDRDPISAASLGQVHKGILKNGQKVAVKVQRPGLREQITLDLYIVRNIASWLNTNIGLIRSDLVALIDELGKRVFEEMDYINEADNAEKFGILHQHNPRIAVPAIYHEATSRRVLTMEWIDGVKLTNLEGVREMGIDPDDMVEVGVNCSLQQLLEHGFFHADPHPGNLLAMEDGRLCYLDFGMMSEVSRESRTGLIQAVVHLVNRNFGRLSKDFVTLGFLAEDVNLEPIVPAFEKVFSQALQAGVNRMDFKAVTDDMSGVMYKFPFRVPPYYALIIRSLVTLEGIALSVDPEFKILGAAYPYFARRLMEDPDPQLRQSLKEMLFDGDAFRWSRLENLVSSAASQAQLDLDTLLDQLLDFLFSPKAGLLRNQLVEATVDRLDALGWSTMQRLGRRLPRGLQPAGMTSMNHGGSLDPFMQIEPVRELIAVLQSLPGFTPDLVLKRMPRVFKEPDARRMGFQVAQGLAERGVVRLVRVAAGVAT
- the recN gene encoding DNA repair protein RecN; translated protein: MLTGLQLNNIALIDSLELDFCDGFTVLTGETGAGKSILLDALDAVLGGAQGANGLRLLRSGCDRAQIEASFNPSNQVRQWLLEADFDCDEEELLLSREWKRQDETRFSSRSRLNGISVNRQQLMELRPLLIDLTVQGQTQQLSRPGQQRRWLDQLGGAALADRLESTKTTWNRWKAAAIALNTSEQERERLEQERLEQEDLLDLLEKADLDDPSEDGLLEQEQDRLVHGVRLQEGLGLLFGRLREGAEQAPSLQEHFAVAIQELQAMSQLDGSVQPLRDQALDLEAGINDLLQSLDDYSCTLDSNPERLGSIQERLADLKRLQRRHGLDLAALIERRDHLRHILEDGGAEADLDRLRLAEELARADRDEANALLHGSRLKAADSLQASLLELLPPMGLANVRFQVELSESEPADHGADAIRFLFSANPGQPLAPLQDVASGGEMSRFLLALKTTLATVDGSSTLLFDEIDAGVSGRVSGAMAELLHVLAQHRQVFCVTHQPLVAAVADHHFRVSKHVDAGITHSRVSQLRDTQQRRQELADLAGGDQAEAYAASLLAQRSA
- the uvrA gene encoding excinuclease ABC subunit UvrA, which translates into the protein MGRADANNSIQPASSELSRSTQDNVIRVRGARQHNLKNVDITIPRNELVVFTGVSGSGKSSLAFDTIFAEGQRRYVESLSAYARQFLGQVDKPDVDAIEGLSPAISIDQKSTSHNPRSTVGTVTEIQDYLRLLFGRAGEPYCPQCGRSIRPQSIDEMVDQILLLPEGTRYQLLAPVVRGKKGTHAKLISGLAAEGFARVRINAEVRELGDNIELDKNHTHNVEVVVDRLVAREGIQERLTDSLRTALKRGDGLALVEVVPKKDEELPEGVERERLYSENFACPVHGAVMEELSPRLFSFNSPYGACEACHGIGHLRKFTADRVIPDPSQPVYAAVAPWAEKDNSYYFSLLYSVGEAFGFEIKTPWNELTDEQRDVLLNGSREPILIQADSRYRKGKAGYTRPFEGILPILERQLRDVSGEAQRQKLEKYLELVPCQACGGQRLRPEALAVKVGPFRIPELTSVSVGETLERIEQLMGVGTHEGAEPLLNPRQIQIGDLVLREIRLRLRFLLDVGLDYLSLDRPAMTLSGGEAQRIRLATQIGAGLTGVLYVLDEPSIGLHQRDNDRLLNTLRRLRDLGNTLVVVEHDEETIRAADHVVDIGPGAGVHGGHIVAEGSFDDLLNSKESLTGAYLSGRRSIPTPAERREEGTRRLQLIDCNRNNLKNVSVDFPLGRLVSVTGVSGSGKSTLVNELLHPALENGLGLKVPFPNGIGELRGIKSIDKVIVIDQSPIGRTPRSNPATYTGAFDPIRQVFAATVEAKARGYQVGQFSFNVKGGRCESCRGQGVNVIEMNFLPDVYVQCDVCKGARFNRETLQVKYKGYTIADVLQMTVEQAAEVFSAIPQAADRLRTLVDVGLGYVKLGQPAPTLSGGEAQRVKLATELSRRATGKTLYLIDEPTTGLSFYDVHKLMDVMQRLVEKGNSIICIEHNLDVIRCSDWVIDLGPEGGDRGGEILVTGTPEDVAKHQTSHTGQYLKRVLEQHPPQVPAIVA
- a CDS encoding alpha/beta fold hydrolase, whose amino-acid sequence is MTTMRMRHLLIAALSGAALSLVSSPSRALERLVLRFPFLETSVTINLGDVQSTSELIRQSPDLADLQMAGDTRLFELIDKVFLTPLPLETKALLQGSTGQPLLEQALWAATQLVELEGTVPDPSGRMLTDALVAADEMGQPNVLGFLRSMPGEQASIDFSKVSVVANRLKANLEQGVALVQATEAATVNSALREPLRGGWSREEQRLSVRHRPQPLRLLVLRPTGTDLGRLAVISHGLWDDPESFEGWGELLAANGYTVLLPDHPGSDSSQQQSMLAGDTPPPGPEELRLRPLDVSALIDAVRDGRLLSGQSIDTNSVAMIGHSWGATTSLQIAGGRPTENKLRTRCVDQKDPERNISWVLQCSWLSGIEQAAAPDPRVKAVVAVSPPLRLLFDPTSSKSMSAKVLLVSGTRDWVVPSGPEAIRPMRDTGAVRMGHRLVLVNGADHFNLRSFRGEERPALIGPVLLAWLNEQLGEDGSVTFSGGGWGDNEGRLVDVSGSL